In one Diabrotica virgifera virgifera chromosome 7, PGI_DIABVI_V3a genomic region, the following are encoded:
- the LOC114324782 gene encoding hexokinase type 2-like, with the protein MSKCKSKVCNPLHLRGIEPIPARPELKLKCQELIITEDKMKTYMKIFLEHIERGLKKSTHSSSTVKCFPTYVQDFPDGSESGKYLSLVLDGNNLRILLLNIDNRQYTMDQKIYSVSHDLMTGPGEQLFHFIAECLAEYTKEKGINTDNLPLGFIFNFPLEQKSLTIGILKSWTNGYSCEGVIGKDVVQLLNDAVNKREDLKINIVAVANNTTANFMVCVFKDFETKIEMMIGADINCCYVEKQVNADLFDEPDRGSENVIVYLEYGSFGDDGTLEFCRSQFDKDLDAGSTNFGSQLHKKMISGIYLGELVRLAAVKFTKEGILFGGQLSDGFKVHDKFETRFICEIDADSSGVFTNVKRILNNLGVTNATEQDYNDIKYLSQCFSRRAAILNSCMITVLVRKMGYPSVTVGVDGMLYKTHPHIHSILMTYVEGLLKPDPYKFKIMLSEEGSNGIGGALIAAVVDKNRRKITVSDIPEDTQETEVIFEHILEEPPVHQSFVLPISETNVKPLISASRPASEIPSLPAIQVPHSSSISALDADASFTDILDNNIAGPSKELFVENTEETERSSKVQFVDVPEVAIVERAPPVTEDNTDEEEDNADSTAQRRRRKKKKKVVNPSVEDVWKLYY; encoded by the coding sequence atGTCCAAGTGTAAAAGTAAAGTATGTAATCCACTACATTTGCGTGGCATCGAACCTATCCCAGCTCGACCAGAATTAAAACTAAAGTGCCAAGAACTAATTATTACAGAAGACAAAATGAAAACATACATGAAAATCTTCCTTGAACATATAGAACGAGGTTTGAAAAAATCAACACATTCCAGTTCTACCGTAAAGTGCTTCCCGACATATGTTCAAGATTTTCCTGATGGATCCGAATCAGGAAAATATTTGTCTCTAGTTTTAGATGGTAATAACTTAAGAATTTTGTTGTTGAATATTGACAATCGACAGTATACAATGGACCAGAAAATATATAGTGTCTCTCATGACCTTATGACAGGACCAGGTGAACAACTATTCCATTTTATTGCCGAGTGTCTAGCAGAATATACCAAAGAGAAAGGGATTAATACTGATAACCTTCCTTTAGGATTTATCTTTAATTTTCCACTTGAACAAAAAAGTCTCACGATAGGTATCCTCAAATCTTGGACAAATGGATATAGTTGTGAAGGTGTCATTGGTAAAGATGTAGTCCAATTATTAAATGATGCTGTTAATAAAAGAGAAGATTTGAAAATCAATATAGTTGCTGTTGCAAATAATACCACAGCAAACTTTATGGTATGTGTCTTTAAAGATTTTGAAACAAAAATAGAAATGATGATTGGTGCAGACATTAACTGTTGTTACGTTGAAAAACAAGTAAATGCAGATCTTTTTGATGAGCCAGATAGAGGCTCGGAGAATGTGATTGTTTACCTGGAATATGGATCTTTTGGTGACGATGGTACATTAGAATTCTGCAGATCTCAATTTGACAAAGATCTTGATGCTGGATCTACAAATTTTGGCAGCCAACTACACAAAAAGATGATATCAGGTATATACCTAGGAGAACTGGTAAGACTGGCTGCTGTAAAATTTACCAAAGAAGGAATTTTATTTGGGGGCCAACTTTCCGATGGTTTCAAAGTACATGACAAATTTGAAACTAGATTTATTTGTGAAATTGATGCAGATTCATCTGGTGTGTTCACTAATGTAAAGAGGATTCTTAATAATTTGGGAGTAACAAATGCCACTGAACAAGATTATAATGATATTAAGTACTTAAGTCAGTGTTTCTCTAGAAGAGCTGCTATACTAAATTCGTGTATGATTACGGTTCTTGTACGTAAAATGGGTTATCCCAGTGTTACAGTTGGAGTAGATGGAATGCTTTACAAAACTCACCCCCACATTCATAGTATTTTGATGACATACGTGGAAGGCCTTTTGAAACCGGATCcatacaaatttaaaattatgCTGTCTGAGGAAGGTAGCAATGGAATTGGTGGAGCTTTAATTGCTGCTGTTGTAGATAAGAACAGGCGTAAAATTACAGTCTCAGACATTCCCGAAGACACTCAGGAAACAGAAGTGATATTTGAGCATATACTCGAAGAACCACCTGTCCACCAATCTTTCGTGTTACCTATTTCTGAAACAAACGTGAAGCCTTTAATATCTGCATCTAGACCTGCTTCAGAGATCCCATCTCTTCCTGCGATCCAAGTACCCCATTCGTCATCAATTTCTGCCCTTGATGCGGATGCATCTTTTACGGACATACTTGATAATAATATAGCAGGTCCATCTAAAGAATTGTTTGTAGAAAACACAGAAGAGACTGAAAGGTCATCTAAGGTACAATTTGTAGATGTACCTGAGGTCGCTATTGTAGAACGCGCCCCACCAGTCACTGAAGATAACACAGACGAGGAGGAAGATAATGCTGACAGTACAGCACAAAGACGACGacggaagaaaaagaaaaaagttgTAAATCCCTCTGTAGAGGATGTGTGGAAACTATACTACTAA